The following are encoded in a window of Cucurbita pepo subsp. pepo cultivar mu-cu-16 chromosome LG12, ASM280686v2, whole genome shotgun sequence genomic DNA:
- the LOC111806541 gene encoding uncharacterized protein LOC111806541 isoform X1, whose amino-acid sequence MDNGCGISKTICSICYEDLKPIVEDLQSISICGHVFHELCLQQWFEYCSNGKKKYSCPMCKQNCVAKDVARLYFQSVGDANDSMLAKKPADWVEKDPELLRSEVRRLEMKVTVLNSTMETQGKDLKELIEELQFCQDEVKKEVGLRNEAMKQKTSMSQLLNLKSEELEKSTVECKRLNERSMALAKELAAFKLVSEVDLDEEEVRKLSSLGSGADNKDTIDILRKSLVLRNRSYKELMAKCNLLGRGEARYCKKLEKAKEKINKLKVRVQELEKSIEDKDNEALRGLKEAKKSGVQGSVCCKCNTVAAKNKLAASPDASGSTASQMNEPLSSRKGKNCDFASDVHITDLTLVDSAKSMCSSMNKKSSDFSQIKEANLDSNIERQVSEEEADQRSYHPQLTGCNLVRKKAAERTTNLVNTIPPTATVNNTSTTAVPGDECMPLVIEDTAEFEPVLNIRRESSSHLSHNKPGISFSGGILGPDGSNRFLGKWCKRGLTNGGAMPGSRSGDLIAVGADGRGGQIKVLRSQHESSRIDTVSAGAKRHKNGVKDVNMRIEHFFSRT is encoded by the exons ATGGACAATGGTTGCGGCATTTCCAAAACCATTTGTTCAATCTGCTACGAGGATCTTAAGCCTATTGTTGAGGATCTTCAATCCATCTCCATCTGTGGCCATGTCTTCCACGAGCTCTG TTTACAGCAGTGGTTTGAGTATTGTTCGAATGGGAAGAAGAAGTACAGTTGTCCTATGTGCAAGCAGAACTGTGTGGCCAAAGATGTCGCGCGGCTGTATTTTCAGTCTGTTGGGGATGCGAATGATTCGATGCTTGCTAAGAAACCGGCCGATTGGGTTGAGAAAGATCCGGAGTTGTTGAGAAGTGAGGTCAGGAGGCTGGAAATGAAGGTCACGGTGCTTAATTCCACAATGGAGACTCAGGGGAAGGATCTCAAAGAACTCATTGAGGAG CTTCAATTTTGCCAGGATGAAGTGAAGAAGGAAGTGGGCTTGAGGAATGAAGCcatgaaacaaaaaacttCAATGTCTCAATTGCTTAACTTAAAATCTGAG GAACTCGAAAAATCAACAGTTGAGTGCAAAAGGTTGAACGAAAGAAGTATGGCTTTGGCTAAAGAACTTGCAGCTTTCAAGTT AGTATCTGAAGTGGATCTTGATGAAGAGGAGGTTCGTAAGCTTTCTTCATTGGGTAGTGGAGCAGACAATAAAGATACAATCGACATTCTAAGGAAATCATTGGTCCTGCGAAATAG GAGTTATAAAGAGCTGATGGCAAAGTGCAATCTTCTTGGAAGGGGAGAGGCTCGCTATTGTAAGAAACTTGAGAAggcaaaagagaaaataaataagctaAAG GTAAGGGTCCAAGAACTAGAGAAATCCATTGAAGATAAAGATAATGAAGCTCTGAGAGGCTTGAAAGAGGCTAAAAAATCAGGCGTTCAAGGTAGTGTGTGTTGTAAATGTAACACGGTAGCAGCAAAAAATAAGCTCGCTGCTTCACCAGATGCTTCAGGTTCAACTGCAAGCCAGATGAACGAACCATTATCTTctagaaaagggaaaaattgTGACTTTGCAAGTGATGTTCATATCACCGATTTGACCTTGGTAGATTCAGCTAAGAGCATGTGCTCCTCAATGAATAAGAAATCTTCagatttttctcaaattaagGAAGCCAATTTAGATTCTAATATAGAACGCCAAGTAAGTGAGGAAGAAGCAGATCAAAGATCTTACCATCCTCAGTTGACCGGTTGCAATTTAGTCCGAAAAAAGGCAGCAGAAAGAACAACCAACCTAGTGAATACTATACCTCCAACAGCTACAGTCAATAATACAAGCACGACTGCTGTTCCAGGGGATGAATGCATGCCTTTAGTGATTGAAGACACTGCAGAATTTGAACCTGTGCTTAACATTAGACGAGAATCCTCTAGCCACTTATCACATAACAAACCAG GTATAAGTTTTTCTGGTGGCATACTTGGCCCTGATGGATCAAATAGGTTCTTGGGTAAATGGTGCAAACGTGGTCTGACCAATGGGGGTGCAATGCCAGGTTCACGTTCTGGTGATCTGATTGCAGTTGGCGCTGATGGGAGAGGTGGACAAATTAAAGTCCTGAGATCTCAACATGAATCCTCACGG ATCGACACGGTTTCAGCAGGGGCAAAGAGGCACAAGAACGGAGTAAAAGATGTTAATATGCGAATAGAACACTTCTTTTCAAGGACTTAG
- the LOC111806541 gene encoding uncharacterized protein LOC111806541 isoform X2 produces MCKQNCVAKDVARLYFQSVGDANDSMLAKKPADWVEKDPELLRSEVRRLEMKVTVLNSTMETQGKDLKELIEELQFCQDEVKKEVGLRNEAMKQKTSMSQLLNLKSEELEKSTVECKRLNERSMALAKELAAFKLVSEVDLDEEEVRKLSSLGSGADNKDTIDILRKSLVLRNRSYKELMAKCNLLGRGEARYCKKLEKAKEKINKLKVRVQELEKSIEDKDNEALRGLKEAKKSGVQGSVCCKCNTVAAKNKLAASPDASGSTASQMNEPLSSRKGKNCDFASDVHITDLTLVDSAKSMCSSMNKKSSDFSQIKEANLDSNIERQVSEEEADQRSYHPQLTGCNLVRKKAAERTTNLVNTIPPTATVNNTSTTAVPGDECMPLVIEDTAEFEPVLNIRRESSSHLSHNKPGISFSGGILGPDGSNRFLGKWCKRGLTNGGAMPGSRSGDLIAVGADGRGGQIKVLRSQHESSRIDTVSAGAKRHKNGVKDVNMRIEHFFSRT; encoded by the exons ATGTGCAAGCAGAACTGTGTGGCCAAAGATGTCGCGCGGCTGTATTTTCAGTCTGTTGGGGATGCGAATGATTCGATGCTTGCTAAGAAACCGGCCGATTGGGTTGAGAAAGATCCGGAGTTGTTGAGAAGTGAGGTCAGGAGGCTGGAAATGAAGGTCACGGTGCTTAATTCCACAATGGAGACTCAGGGGAAGGATCTCAAAGAACTCATTGAGGAG CTTCAATTTTGCCAGGATGAAGTGAAGAAGGAAGTGGGCTTGAGGAATGAAGCcatgaaacaaaaaacttCAATGTCTCAATTGCTTAACTTAAAATCTGAG GAACTCGAAAAATCAACAGTTGAGTGCAAAAGGTTGAACGAAAGAAGTATGGCTTTGGCTAAAGAACTTGCAGCTTTCAAGTT AGTATCTGAAGTGGATCTTGATGAAGAGGAGGTTCGTAAGCTTTCTTCATTGGGTAGTGGAGCAGACAATAAAGATACAATCGACATTCTAAGGAAATCATTGGTCCTGCGAAATAG GAGTTATAAAGAGCTGATGGCAAAGTGCAATCTTCTTGGAAGGGGAGAGGCTCGCTATTGTAAGAAACTTGAGAAggcaaaagagaaaataaataagctaAAG GTAAGGGTCCAAGAACTAGAGAAATCCATTGAAGATAAAGATAATGAAGCTCTGAGAGGCTTGAAAGAGGCTAAAAAATCAGGCGTTCAAGGTAGTGTGTGTTGTAAATGTAACACGGTAGCAGCAAAAAATAAGCTCGCTGCTTCACCAGATGCTTCAGGTTCAACTGCAAGCCAGATGAACGAACCATTATCTTctagaaaagggaaaaattgTGACTTTGCAAGTGATGTTCATATCACCGATTTGACCTTGGTAGATTCAGCTAAGAGCATGTGCTCCTCAATGAATAAGAAATCTTCagatttttctcaaattaagGAAGCCAATTTAGATTCTAATATAGAACGCCAAGTAAGTGAGGAAGAAGCAGATCAAAGATCTTACCATCCTCAGTTGACCGGTTGCAATTTAGTCCGAAAAAAGGCAGCAGAAAGAACAACCAACCTAGTGAATACTATACCTCCAACAGCTACAGTCAATAATACAAGCACGACTGCTGTTCCAGGGGATGAATGCATGCCTTTAGTGATTGAAGACACTGCAGAATTTGAACCTGTGCTTAACATTAGACGAGAATCCTCTAGCCACTTATCACATAACAAACCAG GTATAAGTTTTTCTGGTGGCATACTTGGCCCTGATGGATCAAATAGGTTCTTGGGTAAATGGTGCAAACGTGGTCTGACCAATGGGGGTGCAATGCCAGGTTCACGTTCTGGTGATCTGATTGCAGTTGGCGCTGATGGGAGAGGTGGACAAATTAAAGTCCTGAGATCTCAACATGAATCCTCACGG ATCGACACGGTTTCAGCAGGGGCAAAGAGGCACAAGAACGGAGTAAAAGATGTTAATATGCGAATAGAACACTTCTTTTCAAGGACTTAG
- the LOC111807010 gene encoding uncharacterized protein LOC111807010, whose amino-acid sequence MADKDQARPLAPATDCRPSNDDYQEKLHLKRKRRFIKLFCFIIGLLVILSVVVILILIFTLFQVKDPIIQMNKISITKLELINGIIPKPGSNVSLTADVSVKNPNMASFKYSNTTTTLYINETVIGEARGPPGQAKARRTVRMNLTINIVVDQLLLNLNSDMSSGKLRLRSFSRVPGRVKLLHIIRRNIIVKMNCTSTINIFNKSIEDQDCKRKVKI is encoded by the coding sequence ATGGCGGATAAGGACCAAGCTCGACCTCTCGCCCCAGCTACTGACTGCCGTCCGAGCAACGACGACTACCAAGAAAAATTGCAtctaaagagaaaaagaaggttCATAAAACTCTTCTGTTTCATAATTGGCCTTCTCGTAATTCTATCGGTAGTAGTCATCCTCATCTTGATATTCACTCTATTTCAAGTCAAGGATCCCATTATTCAAATGAACAAGATTTCAATCACAAAACTCGAGTTGATCAACGGTATCATACCAAAGCCAGGATCCAACGTGTCATTGACAGCTGACGTGTCAGTAAAAAATCCTAACATGGCGTCGTTCAAGTACAGTAACACGACGACAACTCTATACATTAACGAGACAGTGATAGGGGAAGCTCGAGGGCCGCCGGGGCAAGCCAAGGCACGACGAACGGTGCGAATGAACCTTACTATCAACATCGTCGTTGACCAACTCTTGTTGAACCTTAATAGCGACATGAGCTCAGGGAAGCTAAGATTGAGAAGCTTTTCGAGAGTTCCGGGGAGGGTGAAACTATTACATATTATAAGGAGAAATATTATTGTCAAAATGAACTGTACGTCCACGATCAATATCTTCAACAAATCGATTGAAGATCAAGATTGCAAGAGGAAGGTGAAGATATAG